In Zingiber officinale cultivar Zhangliang chromosome 3B, Zo_v1.1, whole genome shotgun sequence, a single window of DNA contains:
- the LOC121968095 gene encoding protein indeterminate-domain 16-like — protein sequence MEEAGAKKFFTGNEISDRPLLNLDLSISTSSLRPSSNEESVRCELKRQSEEQIRVATLENAYAERVREMTRRELELAEKDFARARLIWERAREEMEKVERMKEIAGRVNSSCLEITCHNCHQRFHP from the coding sequence ATGGAAGAAGCCGGAGCAAAGAAGTTCTTCACGGGAAATGAGATCTCCGACCGTCCTCTGCTCAACCTCGATCTGTCGATCAGCACCAGCAGCTTGCGTCCGTCTTCGAACGAGGAATCTGTGAGATGTGAGCTGAAGCGACAGAGTGAGGAGCAGATTCGAGTTGCCACTCTGGAGAATGCTTACGCTGAGAGAGTGAGGGAGATGACGAGAAGGGAGCTGGAGTTGGCGGAGAAAGACTTCGCGCGAGCCAGACTGATCTGGGAGCGAGCCAGAGAAGAGATGGAGAAGGTGGAGAGGATGAAGGAGATAGCCGGCAGAGTGAACTCCAGCTGCTTGGAGATCACCTGCCACAATTGCCATCAACGCTTCCACCCATAA